One Paraburkholderia aromaticivorans genomic region harbors:
- a CDS encoding GlxA family transcriptional regulator encodes MPRTSSPARTTQVAIVALPPVSMSGVGPIVDALNLANEIDGRALYRVQVCSWDGRAVPLAGGAHWPADAAFGDAIACDWLIIVSERFQQFADYRLFLASLSRVGQRTPLVTGIHHGVWWLAMAGQLSGYRVSVNWETYQQFSEQFERSIVTQQIFEIDRDRATCAGGQATVDFMLAMIGREHGPELADRIADTLGVGVLRAGEERQRIPFVTAPGERHPRLNDALLLMEANIEDPLTTDEIAGLVGVSRRQLERLFRQYLGSMPSKYYLGLRLSKARTQLQRTSKSVVQISLACGFSSAAHFSNAYRERFDVTPREDRRNWIDKQTGASGATASEPRPGALIERPDQAD; translated from the coding sequence ATGCCCCGCACGTCCAGCCCGGCTCGCACCACGCAGGTCGCCATCGTCGCCTTGCCGCCCGTGTCGATGTCGGGCGTCGGGCCGATTGTCGACGCGCTCAATCTTGCCAATGAAATCGACGGCCGCGCGCTGTACCGCGTGCAGGTGTGCTCGTGGGACGGCCGCGCGGTGCCGCTCGCGGGCGGCGCGCACTGGCCGGCCGACGCCGCCTTCGGCGATGCGATTGCGTGCGACTGGCTGATCATTGTCAGCGAGCGCTTTCAGCAATTCGCCGACTATCGCCTCTTTCTCGCCAGCCTGTCGCGCGTTGGGCAGCGCACGCCGCTCGTTACCGGCATTCATCACGGGGTCTGGTGGCTCGCCATGGCAGGGCAGTTGTCCGGCTATCGCGTGAGCGTCAACTGGGAAACCTATCAGCAGTTCTCCGAGCAGTTCGAACGCTCCATCGTCACGCAACAGATTTTCGAAATCGACCGCGATCGCGCGACCTGCGCGGGCGGTCAGGCGACCGTCGACTTCATGCTGGCGATGATCGGCCGCGAGCACGGTCCCGAACTCGCGGATCGCATCGCGGACACACTCGGCGTCGGCGTGTTGCGCGCGGGCGAGGAGCGGCAGCGCATTCCGTTCGTGACCGCGCCGGGCGAGCGTCATCCGCGCCTGAACGACGCGTTGCTGCTGATGGAAGCGAATATCGAAGACCCGCTCACCACCGATGAGATCGCGGGCCTTGTCGGCGTGTCGCGGCGGCAGTTGGAGCGCCTGTTTCGCCAGTATCTCGGCTCGATGCCGTCCAAATACTATCTGGGACTGCGGCTTTCGAAAGCGCGCACGCAATTGCAGCGCACCAGCAAGTCGGTGGTGCAGATCAGTCTCGCTTGCGGTTTTTCGTCGGCGGCGCACTTTTCGAATGCGTACCGTGAACGCTTTGATGTCACACCGCGAGAGGATCGTCGTAACTGGATCGACAAGCAGACCGGCGCAAGCGGCGCCACGGCCAGCGAGCCACGGCCGGGCGCGCTGATCGAACGGCCGGATCAGGCGGACTGA
- a CDS encoding aspartate aminotransferase family protein: MNDLTVTRQTFDEVMVPVFSPAAFVPDRGLGSRVWDTQGRDYIDFAGGIAVTALGHAHPELLNVLHEQGGKLWHIGNGYTNEPVLRLAKRLEDLTFADRAFFANSGAEANEAALKLARRVAFDRHGVDKAEIISFTQSFHGRTFFTVSVGGQPKYSEGFGPVPAGITHLPYNDIEAAKKAIGAQTCAVIVEPIQGEGGVIPADPAFLKALREACDQHGALLIFDEVQTGVGRSGYFYAYEETGVTPDILTTAKALGNGFPIGAMLTTNELAAHFKVGVHGTTYGGNPLGSAIAEKVVELVSDPKLLEGVRARSEALKGHLAKLNERFGLFTEVRGRGLLIGAELTDAFKGRAKDFVTAAGQHGVIMLMAGPDVLRFVPSLIMPLDDMNEGFERLAKAIESIVGAKAEAASN; encoded by the coding sequence ATGAACGACCTGACAGTGACACGCCAGACCTTCGACGAAGTCATGGTGCCGGTGTTTTCGCCCGCCGCCTTCGTGCCGGATCGCGGTCTCGGCTCACGCGTCTGGGATACGCAAGGCCGCGACTATATCGACTTCGCCGGTGGCATCGCCGTCACCGCTTTGGGCCATGCGCATCCTGAGTTGCTGAACGTGCTGCATGAGCAAGGCGGCAAGCTGTGGCACATCGGCAATGGTTACACCAACGAGCCGGTGCTGCGTCTCGCCAAACGCCTCGAAGACCTGACGTTCGCCGACCGCGCGTTCTTTGCCAACTCGGGCGCGGAAGCGAACGAGGCCGCGTTGAAGCTGGCGCGCCGCGTCGCGTTCGATCGCCACGGCGTCGACAAGGCGGAAATCATCTCGTTCACGCAGTCGTTCCATGGCCGCACGTTCTTCACGGTCAGCGTCGGCGGCCAGCCGAAATATTCGGAAGGCTTCGGCCCGGTGCCGGCCGGCATCACGCATCTGCCGTACAACGACATCGAAGCAGCAAAGAAAGCCATCGGCGCGCAAACCTGCGCGGTGATCGTCGAGCCGATTCAGGGCGAAGGCGGCGTCATCCCGGCGGATCCGGCGTTCCTGAAGGCGCTGCGCGAAGCCTGCGATCAGCACGGCGCACTGCTGATTTTTGACGAAGTACAAACGGGTGTGGGCCGCAGCGGCTATTTCTACGCGTACGAGGAAACCGGCGTGACGCCGGACATCCTGACCACCGCCAAGGCGCTCGGCAATGGTTTCCCGATCGGCGCGATGCTGACCACCAACGAACTGGCCGCGCATTTCAAGGTCGGCGTGCATGGCACGACATACGGCGGCAATCCGCTCGGCTCGGCGATCGCTGAAAAGGTGGTCGAGCTGGTCAGCGATCCGAAGCTGCTCGAAGGCGTGCGCGCTCGCAGTGAAGCGTTGAAGGGCCATTTGGCGAAGCTCAACGAGCGCTTCGGCCTGTTCACGGAAGTGCGCGGCCGGGGTCTTCTGATCGGTGCGGAACTGACCGACGCATTCAAAGGCCGCGCGAAAGATTTCGTCACGGCAGCGGGTCAGCATGGCGTGATCATGCTGATGGCCGGCCCTGACGTGCTGCGTTTCGTGCCGTCGCTGATCATGCCGCTCGACGACATGAACGAAGGCTTCGAGCGACTTGCCAAGGCCATCGAGAGCATTGTCGGCGCGAAGGCCGAAGCCGCATCGAACTGA
- the aruF gene encoding arginine/ornithine succinyltransferase subunit alpha gives MLFVRPGRLADLDALEHMARTAQPVLHSLPHDRRALEARVALSEDSFRAEVDFPGEEFYLFVLEDAQSGKLMGTASIVAAAGYSDPFYAFRNDALIHASRELHVNRKIHALTMSHELTGKSRLAGYYIDPSLRGDAAAHLMSRARMMYIAANRKRFTPEVFSLLLGVTDENGVSPFWEAVGRKFFGRDFADIEIESGGRSRTFIAEVMPTYPIYVPLLPEAAQRVLGEPDSKALLAYDIHLEEGFETDRFIDIFDAGPVLTAQVDRSACVTRNETRVVHEINAAANGSTYLIAHNGADGEFRCVLGDLAAGKEAGAALPHAARAALGVEEGDTVRCVPLHQPHQDEHSGEAR, from the coding sequence ATGCTCTTCGTACGCCCAGGCCGCCTCGCCGATCTCGACGCGCTCGAACATATGGCGCGCACCGCGCAACCGGTGCTGCACTCCCTGCCGCACGACCGGCGTGCGCTCGAAGCGCGCGTTGCGTTGTCGGAAGACTCGTTTCGCGCGGAAGTCGATTTTCCGGGCGAGGAGTTCTACCTGTTCGTGCTCGAAGATGCGCAGAGCGGCAAGCTGATGGGCACGGCGAGTATCGTCGCCGCGGCCGGTTATTCGGACCCGTTCTACGCGTTTCGCAACGACGCGCTGATTCATGCGTCGCGCGAACTGCACGTGAACCGCAAGATTCACGCGCTGACCATGTCGCATGAGCTGACCGGCAAGAGCCGCCTCGCGGGCTATTACATCGATCCGTCGCTGCGTGGCGACGCTGCCGCGCATCTGATGTCGCGCGCGCGGATGATGTATATCGCCGCCAATCGCAAGCGCTTCACGCCCGAGGTGTTCTCGCTGCTCCTCGGCGTGACTGACGAAAACGGCGTGTCGCCGTTCTGGGAAGCGGTGGGGCGCAAGTTCTTCGGCCGCGACTTCGCCGACATCGAGATCGAATCGGGCGGTCGCAGCCGCACGTTCATCGCCGAAGTGATGCCCACGTATCCGATCTATGTGCCGTTGCTGCCCGAGGCGGCGCAGCGCGTGCTCGGCGAGCCGGATTCGAAGGCCTTGCTCGCTTATGACATTCACCTCGAAGAAGGCTTCGAGACGGACCGATTCATCGACATCTTCGACGCGGGTCCGGTGTTGACCGCGCAAGTGGATCGCAGCGCCTGCGTGACGCGCAACGAAACACGCGTGGTGCACGAGATCAATGCGGCCGCTAACGGTTCGACGTATCTGATCGCGCATAACGGCGCCGACGGCGAGTTCCGTTGCGTGCTCGGCGACCTGGCGGCCGGCAAGGAAGCCGGCGCGGCGTTGCCGCATGCGGCGCGTGCTGCGCTCGGCGTGGAAGAAGGCGACACGGTGCGCTGCGTGCCGCTGCACCAGCCGCATCAGGATGAACATTCGGGAGAGGCACGATGA
- the astA gene encoding arginine N-succinyltransferase: protein MIVVRVVQRGDVDALMRLAQETGPGLTTFKPDREALAARVERARRTMEDKAEPHEAGYFFVMEDTDTGDVAGVCGIETAVGLQQPFYNYRVSTVVHASQDLGIWTRMRALNISHDLTGYAEVCSLFLSPRYRTSGVGGLLSRSRFMFFAQFRERFPQRLCAELRGHFDAEGTSPFWRAVGSHFYQIDFNAADYLSSHGRKAFLAELMPRYPVYVELLPEEAQQCVGLTHNDTIPARRMLESEGLRYENHVDIFDAGPVLECHIADLRTVRESVVVQVEIGASSAPQDGPKSMVSNTSLGDFRVGVVAGVPRDGVFRLSATEAAALDVKAGDLVRVLPQKHKQG from the coding sequence ATGATCGTGGTTCGCGTTGTGCAACGAGGCGATGTGGACGCGCTCATGCGGCTCGCGCAGGAAACCGGTCCGGGTCTCACCACTTTCAAGCCGGACCGCGAGGCACTCGCGGCACGCGTGGAACGCGCGCGCCGCACGATGGAAGACAAGGCCGAGCCGCATGAAGCCGGCTACTTCTTCGTGATGGAAGACACCGACACGGGCGACGTCGCCGGCGTGTGCGGCATCGAAACCGCGGTCGGTTTGCAACAACCGTTCTACAACTATCGCGTGAGCACGGTGGTGCACGCGAGCCAGGACCTCGGCATCTGGACGCGCATGCGCGCGTTGAACATCTCGCACGACCTGACGGGTTATGCCGAAGTGTGCTCGCTGTTCCTCAGTCCGCGTTATCGCACGAGTGGCGTGGGTGGCTTGCTGTCGCGTTCGCGCTTCATGTTTTTCGCGCAGTTTCGCGAGCGTTTTCCGCAGCGTCTGTGCGCGGAATTGCGCGGCCATTTCGACGCCGAAGGCACCTCGCCATTCTGGCGCGCGGTCGGCTCGCATTTCTACCAGATCGATTTCAACGCGGCGGACTACCTGAGCTCGCATGGCCGCAAGGCGTTTCTCGCGGAGTTGATGCCGCGCTATCCGGTGTATGTCGAGTTGTTGCCGGAAGAGGCGCAGCAATGCGTCGGCCTGACGCATAACGACACGATTCCGGCGCGCCGCATGCTCGAATCGGAAGGGCTGCGTTACGAGAATCACGTCGATATCTTCGACGCGGGTCCGGTGCTCGAATGCCATATCGCCGACTTGCGCACGGTGCGCGAGAGCGTGGTGGTGCAGGTCGAGATCGGCGCGTCGAGCGCGCCGCAGGATGGGCCGAAATCGATGGTATCGAATACGTCGTTGGGCGATTTTCGCGTCGGCGTGGTGGCAGGCGTGCCGCGGGACGGCGTGTTCCGCCTGAGCGCAACCGAAGCCGCGGCACTCGACGTCAAGGCAGGCGACCTCGTGCGCGTGCTGCCGCAGAAACACAAACAGGGATGA
- the astD gene encoding succinylglutamate-semialdehyde dehydrogenase: protein MSELFIDGEWAAGTGPAFASHNPGTGATVWEGNSASADDVDRAVRSARRAFAAWSALSLDERCGVVRRFAALVTERKEALAEAIGRETGKPLWEARTEAASMAAKVEISIQAYNERTGEKRSAMADGTAVLRHRPHGVVAVFGPYNFPGHLPNGHIVPALIAGNAVVFKPSELAPGVAALTVQIWRDAGLPAGVLNLVQGEKDTGIALANHRQIDGLFFTGSSDTGTLLHKQFGGRPEIVLALEMGGNNPLVIGPVADVDAAVHHTIQSAFLSAGQRCTCARRIFVPNDAFGDRFLERLTEVTSRITVGEYNADPQPFMGAVISARAASRLVAAQERLLADGAKALLKMEQRDPKLGFVTPAILDVTAVKNLPDEEHFGPLAQIIRYGSFNEALEQANDTEFGLSAGLLADDEALWTHFQRTIRAGIVNWNRPTNGASSGAPFGGPGRSGNHRPSAYYAADYCAFPMASVESAQLQMPASVSPGLQF from the coding sequence ATGAGCGAGCTTTTCATCGACGGCGAATGGGCCGCCGGCACAGGACCCGCATTCGCGTCGCACAACCCGGGCACGGGCGCGACAGTGTGGGAAGGCAACAGCGCCTCGGCGGACGACGTCGATCGTGCGGTGCGCAGCGCACGCCGCGCCTTCGCCGCGTGGTCGGCGTTGAGCCTCGACGAGCGTTGCGGCGTGGTGCGCCGCTTCGCCGCGCTCGTGACCGAACGCAAGGAAGCGCTGGCTGAAGCGATCGGCCGCGAAACCGGCAAGCCGTTGTGGGAAGCGCGCACTGAAGCGGCTTCGATGGCGGCCAAGGTCGAGATTTCGATTCAGGCCTATAACGAACGAACCGGCGAGAAGCGTTCGGCGATGGCGGACGGCACAGCCGTGCTTCGGCATCGTCCGCATGGCGTGGTGGCCGTGTTTGGGCCTTACAACTTTCCGGGGCATTTGCCGAATGGACACATCGTGCCGGCACTGATCGCGGGCAACGCGGTCGTGTTCAAACCGTCGGAACTCGCGCCCGGCGTCGCCGCGCTGACCGTGCAGATCTGGCGCGACGCCGGTTTGCCCGCGGGCGTGCTGAACCTCGTGCAAGGCGAGAAGGACACCGGCATTGCGCTCGCGAATCATCGGCAGATCGACGGCCTGTTCTTCACGGGTAGTTCGGATACCGGAACATTGCTGCACAAGCAATTCGGCGGCCGCCCGGAAATCGTGCTGGCGCTGGAAATGGGCGGCAACAATCCGCTCGTGATCGGACCGGTGGCCGATGTCGATGCCGCCGTGCATCACACGATCCAGTCGGCGTTTCTGTCGGCGGGGCAGCGCTGCACGTGCGCGCGTCGCATTTTCGTGCCGAACGATGCATTCGGCGATCGTTTCTTGGAACGCTTGACCGAAGTCACGTCGCGCATCACCGTCGGTGAATACAACGCCGATCCGCAGCCCTTCATGGGCGCCGTGATTTCGGCACGCGCGGCGTCGCGCCTCGTCGCCGCGCAGGAACGCTTGCTGGCCGATGGCGCCAAGGCGTTGCTGAAGATGGAGCAGCGCGATCCGAAGCTCGGCTTCGTCACGCCGGCGATTCTCGACGTGACCGCCGTGAAGAATCTGCCGGACGAAGAGCACTTCGGGCCGCTCGCGCAAATCATCCGCTACGGCAGCTTCAACGAAGCGCTGGAGCAGGCGAACGACACTGAATTTGGCCTCTCCGCCGGCCTGCTCGCCGACGACGAAGCGCTCTGGACGCACTTCCAGCGCACCATCCGCGCCGGCATCGTCAACTGGAACCGGCCGACCAACGGCGCCTCGTCGGGCGCGCCGTTCGGCGGGCCGGGCCGCTCGGGCAATCATCGGCCGAGCGCGTACTATGCCGCCGACTACTGCGCGTTCCCGATGGCGTCCGTCGAAAGCGCGCAACTGCAAATGCCCGCGAGCGTTTCGCCGGGCCTTCAATTCTAA
- the astB gene encoding N-succinylarginine dihydrolase yields the protein MQASEANFDGLVGPTHNYAGLSFGNVASQNNDKSIANPKAAARQGLRKMKQLADLGFHQGVLPPQERPSMRLLRDLGFSGDDATVIARVARDAPELLAAASSASAMWTANAATVSPSADTHDGRVHFTPANLCSKLHRAIEHESTRRTLGAIFNDTDRFVVHEALPGTPALGDEGAANHTRFCADYAARGVEFFVYGRSEYRRGPEPKRFPARQTFEASRAVAHRHGLAEAATVYAQQNPDVIDAGVFHNDVIAVGNRNTLFCHQLAFVEQNAVYDELRSKLTGLKADFNVIEVPDAQVSVADAVTSYLFNSQLLTRPDGKQVLVVPQECRENPRVAAYLDDLASHAGPIDDVLVFDLRESMKNGGGPACLRLRVVLDDAERAAVTQGVWINDTLFGRLDAWIEKHYRDRLAPADLTDPQLLAESRTALDELTQILGLGSLYDFQR from the coding sequence ATGCAAGCCTCTGAAGCTAATTTCGACGGCCTGGTCGGCCCGACTCACAACTACGCGGGGCTCTCGTTCGGCAACGTCGCGTCGCAGAACAACGATAAGTCGATTGCGAATCCGAAGGCGGCGGCGCGGCAGGGCCTGCGCAAGATGAAGCAACTGGCCGATCTCGGCTTTCATCAGGGCGTGTTGCCGCCGCAGGAGCGTCCGTCGATGCGTCTGTTGCGCGATCTCGGTTTTTCCGGCGACGACGCGACCGTGATCGCGCGCGTGGCAAGAGACGCGCCCGAGTTGCTGGCCGCCGCGAGTTCGGCTTCGGCGATGTGGACTGCGAATGCGGCGACTGTGAGTCCGTCCGCGGATACGCACGACGGCCGCGTGCACTTCACGCCGGCCAATCTGTGCAGCAAGCTGCATCGCGCGATCGAACATGAGTCGACGCGCCGCACGCTGGGCGCTATTTTCAACGACACCGACCGCTTCGTGGTGCACGAGGCGCTGCCGGGCACGCCCGCGCTCGGCGACGAAGGCGCAGCGAATCACACGCGCTTTTGCGCGGACTATGCGGCACGTGGCGTCGAATTCTTCGTGTATGGGCGCAGCGAGTATCGTCGCGGGCCGGAGCCGAAGCGCTTCCCGGCACGTCAAACCTTCGAAGCGAGCCGTGCGGTCGCGCATCGTCATGGCCTTGCTGAGGCGGCGACGGTTTATGCGCAGCAGAATCCCGACGTGATCGACGCGGGCGTGTTCCATAACGACGTGATCGCGGTCGGCAATCGCAATACGCTGTTCTGTCATCAACTGGCGTTCGTCGAACAGAACGCGGTGTACGACGAATTGCGCTCGAAGCTCACTGGCCTGAAAGCGGACTTCAACGTGATCGAAGTGCCGGACGCGCAGGTGAGCGTGGCCGACGCCGTCACGTCGTATCTGTTCAACAGCCAGCTGCTGACGCGCCCGGACGGCAAGCAGGTGCTGGTGGTGCCGCAGGAATGCCGCGAAAACCCGCGCGTGGCCGCATATCTCGACGATCTGGCGTCGCATGCGGGCCCGATCGACGACGTGCTGGTGTTCGATCTGCGCGAAAGCATGAAGAACGGCGGCGGCCCGGCGTGTCTGCGTCTGCGCGTCGTACTCGACGACGCGGAGCGCGCGGCGGTCACGCAAGGCGTGTGGATCAACGACACGTTGTTCGGCCGTCTGGATGCGTGGATCGAAAAACATTATCGCGACCGCCTCGCGCCGGCCGATCTGACCGATCCGCAATTGCTCGCCGAGTCGCGCACCGCGCTCGACGAACTGACGCAGATTCTCGGCTTGGGTTCGCTGTATGACTTCCAGCGCTGA
- the astE gene encoding succinylglutamate desuccinylase translates to MTSSAERDMPVSLLDDFLAYTLAGTRPAASEAQGTCAGGVRWSWLDDGVLLMEPAAQEESVRSVLVSAGVHGDETAPIELLAFLVRDIARGTAALTCRLLVILGNVDAMRDACRYRDDDLNRLFSGRHLQVPQSYEAPRAAALEQAATQFFAAASSEPGARWHIDMHTAIRASAFEQFALVPHTGKPFSRAMFEWLGEAHISAVLLHTTKGNTYSHFTAQACGAEACTLELGKVRPFGQNDLTRFAGADHAVRHLLAGMRGDVQGTMPRAFTVIDQITKQSDAFELLVAADVANFTPFAKDTVLARDGEYRYVVQHGEERLVFPNATVKPGLRAGLMVIETTQDTLSKLV, encoded by the coding sequence ATGACTTCCAGCGCTGAGCGCGATATGCCGGTTTCGCTGCTCGACGATTTCCTCGCCTACACGCTGGCAGGCACGCGGCCGGCCGCGAGTGAAGCACAAGGCACGTGTGCCGGCGGCGTGCGCTGGTCGTGGCTGGACGACGGCGTGCTGCTGATGGAACCGGCGGCGCAGGAAGAGAGCGTGCGCAGTGTGCTAGTCTCCGCCGGCGTGCACGGCGACGAAACCGCGCCGATCGAACTGCTGGCGTTTCTGGTGCGCGACATCGCACGGGGCACAGCCGCGCTGACTTGCCGCCTGCTGGTGATTCTCGGCAACGTCGACGCCATGCGCGACGCGTGCCGTTATCGCGACGATGATCTGAACCGCCTTTTCAGCGGCCGTCATCTGCAAGTGCCGCAGAGTTACGAAGCACCGCGTGCCGCTGCGCTCGAACAGGCTGCGACGCAATTCTTCGCGGCAGCATCGAGCGAGCCCGGCGCGCGTTGGCATATCGACATGCACACGGCGATCCGCGCGTCCGCCTTCGAACAGTTCGCGTTGGTGCCGCATACCGGCAAGCCGTTTTCGCGCGCGATGTTCGAATGGCTCGGCGAGGCGCATATTAGTGCGGTGCTGTTGCACACCACCAAGGGCAATACGTATTCGCATTTCACCGCGCAGGCGTGCGGCGCTGAAGCGTGCACGCTGGAACTCGGCAAGGTGCGTCCGTTCGGTCAGAACGATCTGACGCGTTTCGCCGGCGCCGATCACGCGGTGCGTCACCTGCTGGCCGGCATGCGTGGCGACGTGCAGGGGACTATGCCGCGGGCGTTCACGGTCATCGATCAGATCACCAAGCAAAGCGATGCGTTCGAATTGCTGGTCGCCGCCGATGTGGCGAATTTCACGCCGTTCGCAAAAGACACCGTGCTCGCGCGCGACGGCGAGTACCGTTATGTCGTGCAGCACGGCGAGGAACGGCTCGTGTTCCCGAACGCGACCGTCAAGCCCGGTTTGCGCGCCGGCTTGATGGTCATCGAGACGACGCAGGACACGCTGTCGAAACTCGTGTAG
- the gstA gene encoding glutathione transferase GstA: MKLYYSPGACSLAVHIVLREADLDFEGIKVNLQTHQLANGDDYYAISPRGYVPLLEFADGSRHTEGAALLQYVADLAPESDLLPPAGSPQRLEALRWLTYISTELHKTFSPWLWHQETAESTKAECRTKLATRFGELERVLAARDYLTGQFSVADAYAFTVLSWARMLSIDLGAYPKLEAYLERVAGRPRVREAMVAEGLLRANAA, translated from the coding sequence ATGAAACTCTATTACTCGCCGGGCGCCTGTTCGTTGGCGGTTCACATTGTATTGCGTGAAGCGGACCTCGACTTCGAAGGCATCAAGGTCAATCTGCAAACGCACCAGCTCGCCAACGGCGACGACTATTACGCGATCTCGCCGCGCGGCTATGTGCCCCTGCTCGAATTCGCCGATGGCTCGCGCCACACCGAAGGCGCAGCGCTGCTGCAATACGTCGCCGATCTTGCGCCCGAGTCGGATTTGCTGCCGCCCGCGGGTTCGCCGCAGCGGCTCGAAGCGCTCCGATGGCTCACGTATATCAGCACGGAATTGCACAAGACGTTCAGTCCGTGGCTCTGGCATCAGGAGACGGCCGAATCGACGAAGGCCGAATGCCGCACGAAACTCGCCACGCGTTTTGGTGAACTGGAACGTGTGCTTGCGGCGCGCGACTATCTGACGGGACAGTTCTCGGTCGCCGATGCGTATGCGTTCACCGTGCTGAGTTGGGCACGCATGCTGTCGATCGATCTCGGCGCTTATCCGAAGCTGGAGGCGTATCTGGAGCGCGTTGCGGGACGACCGAGGGTGCGTGAGGCGATGGTGGCGGAAGGCTTGCTCCGCGCGAATGCGGCTTAA
- a CDS encoding LysR family transcriptional regulator has translation MRAKTQYELTSADTQTILALVRAGTLAEAAQRLGIDASTIFRSVQRIERGLGQRLFERSRSGYRATPLGAQLARHAERIESELAAARSTVQASSDRVSGSVHVTTTDTVLYGLVLPALHDFAALHPALSFELTATNSLASLTKRDADIAVRATRRAPDHLVGKHVGPLRIAVFAAKGSGIHASDVDTLARCDWAAPDASLGDHPSVLWRKRHCPTVEPRYKTNSVMAVFELVVRGFGVGIFPTFLARGRDDLVQLTPPLDEAESQVWVLAHPESRHLPHVAAVYTHLSQQLSGDFAAGDGAR, from the coding sequence ATGCGTGCAAAAACGCAATACGAACTGACTTCGGCGGATACGCAGACCATTCTCGCGCTGGTGCGCGCCGGCACGCTGGCGGAAGCCGCGCAGCGTTTGGGTATCGACGCCTCCACTATCTTTCGCTCGGTGCAGCGGATCGAACGCGGGCTGGGACAACGTCTGTTCGAGCGCTCGCGCAGCGGCTATCGCGCCACGCCGCTCGGCGCGCAACTGGCGCGGCATGCCGAGCGCATCGAAAGCGAACTCGCGGCGGCGCGCTCCACGGTGCAGGCAAGCAGCGACCGCGTGTCCGGCAGCGTCCACGTGACGACCACCGATACTGTGCTGTACGGCCTCGTGTTGCCTGCGCTGCATGATTTCGCGGCGCTGCATCCGGCGTTGTCGTTCGAACTGACCGCGACCAACAGTCTCGCGAGTCTTACCAAACGCGATGCCGATATTGCCGTGCGCGCCACGCGCCGCGCGCCGGATCATCTGGTCGGCAAGCACGTGGGGCCGCTGCGTATCGCGGTGTTTGCCGCCAAGGGCAGCGGCATCCATGCGAGCGATGTCGATACACTGGCGCGCTGCGACTGGGCGGCACCGGACGCCTCGCTCGGCGATCATCCTTCGGTGCTGTGGCGCAAGCGTCATTGCCCGACGGTCGAGCCGCGCTACAAGACCAACAGCGTGATGGCGGTGTTCGAACTGGTGGTGCGCGGTTTCGGCGTCGGCATCTTTCCGACCTTTCTCGCACGCGGCCGCGACGATCTCGTGCAATTGACGCCGCCGCTCGATGAAGCCGAGTCGCAGGTGTGGGTGCTTGCGCATCCGGAGTCCCGTCATTTGCCGCATGTGGCTGCCGTCTATACGCATCTGTCGCAGCAACTCAGCGGCGATTTTGCAGCCGGCGACGGTGCGCGCTAA
- a CDS encoding ABC transporter substrate-binding protein, whose translation MKMNWRNMAALALFAAASATAGTASAADIKEVHFGVEASYAPFESKSPSGELQGFDIDVGNAVCAKLKAKCVWVENSFDGLIPALQARKFNAINSDMTITDQRRQAVDFTDPIYTIPNQMIAKKGSGLLPTPASLKGKHVGVLQGTIQETYAKARWAPAGVDVVPYQTQDQIYADLASGRLDAAFQDAEAASKGFLKKPQGAGFEFAGPAVSDEKLLGAGVGFGIRKGDKALKDALNQALKELKADGTIDRFAAKYFDVKVVLK comes from the coding sequence ATGAAGATGAATTGGCGAAACATGGCTGCGCTCGCGCTGTTCGCAGCGGCGTCGGCCACGGCCGGCACCGCATCGGCTGCCGATATCAAGGAAGTGCACTTCGGCGTCGAGGCGTCGTATGCGCCGTTCGAATCGAAGTCGCCGTCGGGCGAGTTGCAAGGTTTCGACATCGACGTCGGCAATGCCGTGTGCGCGAAGCTGAAGGCCAAATGCGTGTGGGTCGAGAACTCGTTCGACGGTCTGATCCCGGCCTTGCAGGCGCGCAAGTTCAACGCCATCAACTCGGACATGACGATCACGGATCAGCGCCGTCAGGCGGTCGACTTCACCGATCCGATCTACACGATCCCGAATCAGATGATCGCGAAGAAGGGCAGCGGTCTGCTGCCGACGCCGGCTTCGCTCAAGGGCAAGCATGTCGGCGTGCTGCAAGGCACGATTCAGGAAACCTACGCGAAGGCGCGTTGGGCGCCGGCCGGCGTCGATGTCGTGCCGTATCAGACGCAGGACCAGATTTACGCCGACCTCGCTTCGGGGCGTCTCGACGCCGCGTTCCAGGACGCGGAAGCGGCCTCGAAGGGCTTTCTGAAGAAGCCGCAAGGCGCGGGCTTCGAGTTCGCCGGTCCGGCCGTCAGCGACGAGAAACTGCTCGGCGCGGGCGTCGGCTTCGGCATCCGCAAGGGCGACAAGGCCTTGAAGGACGCGCTGAACCAGGCGCTCAAGGAACTGAAGGCGGACGGCACGATCGACCGTTTCGCCGCCAAGTACTTCGACGTGAAGGTGGTGTTGAAGTAA